In Daphnia pulex isolate KAP4 chromosome 7, ASM2113471v1, one genomic interval encodes:
- the LOC124198075 gene encoding protein quaking-B-like — protein MESEMDLQLMLLPAVVDPLANNNNNNNTNNKMVVVNCRDEEAEYLERLLTEKKIVDSTAGLDWTQKLINAEIERLLSGGSVKDSSANGGSSGGSSAGGSKRFCDVTKDKPIKVTVRTSVPTRDHPKFNFVGKLLGPKGNSLKRLQEETLTKMAILGRGSMRDKHKEEEYRHSHEPRYRHLNDDLHVEITAYAAPAEAHARIALALTEIRRFLVPDYNDDIRQEQLREMQMMSGGGAGGGGGASSGCSSNASCASQQDAEGQQQQQQQQHLAAVRSVAGLTSSTPNVMTLNSSLHQHLSAMANQQPGGMTAPLQRAVAAAAAAAAANYPPVLPLTMHPALRGLCKPSQNLSIGLTAAAAAGGTASALLNRYRPNTAAGAALQLGGGGSCGPNGLIQQHLQQQQQQHYRRGLRGSFKDPANNDNNSYADAMGPASDPAAVAAVAALELYHRYNMQQPYGSEGSDGVASPDDRDETAESELLASTNGVMTGDYSLLDGTGVNGGLKLTATGAMDRSRYRHEPYPRYHSTKVVT, from the exons atggaatcggAAATGGATCTGCAGCTGATGCTGCTTCCGGCCGTTGTCGATCCcttggccaacaacaacaacaacaacaacactaaTAACAAAATGGTGGTGGTCAACTGCCGAGACGAGGAAGCCGAATATCTCGAGCGATTGTTGacagagaagaaaatcgtCGACTCGACGGCCGGATTGGATTGGACTCAGAAACTCATCAATGCCG AGATCGAGCGGCTGCTGAGCGGCGGGTCGGTGAAAGACTCTTCAGCCAACGGCGGAagcagcggcggcagcagcgccGGCGGAAGCAAAAGATTCTGCGACGTCACCAAAGACAAGCCCATCAAAGTCACCGTCAGGACGTCGGTACCCACTAGAGACCATCCAAAA TTCAATTTTGTCGGCAAGCTGTTGGGTCCCAAAGGCAACTCCCTCAAGCGTCTACAAGAAGAGACGCTGACCAAAATGGCCATCCTCGGCCGGGGATCGATGAGAGACAAACACAAG GAGGAAGAATATCGACACTCGCACGAGCCTCGTTACAGGCACCTCAACGACGATCTCCACGTCGAAATTACCGCCTACGCCGCTCCCGCCGAAGCTCACGCTCGAATCGCCCTGGCATTGACGGAAATTCGCCGCTTCCTTGTTCCG gatTACAACGACGATATCCGGCAAGAGCAATTACGTGAAATGCAAATGATGAGCGGCGGAGGAgctggtggcggtggtggcgccAGCAGCGGATGTTCCAGCAATGCAAGTTGCGCCAGCCAGCAAGACGCTgaaggacaacaacaacaacagcaacaacaacatctggCGGCTGTGCGCAGTGTGGCCGGCCTGACGTCTTCGACGCCAAATGTTATGACGTTAAACAGTTCCCTCCATCAACATTTATCg gCGATGGCCAATCAGCAGCCGGGCGGAATGACGGCGCCATTACAACGGGCCGTGGCGGCCGCAgcggccgcagccgccgccaaTTATCCTCCAGTGCTTCCATTGACGATGCATCCGGCTCTCAGGGGTTTGTGCAAACCGTCGCAAAACCTTTCCATCGGactcacagcagcagcagccg CCGGCGGAACGGCGTCTGCCCTGCTGAATCGATACCGACCCAACACGGCGGCGGGAGCCGCTCTGCAATTGGGTGGCGGTGGCTCGTGCGGGCCCAACGGACTTATCCAGCAGCAcctgcagcaacagcagcagcagcactaccGCCGTGGATTGCGTGGCTCCTTCAAGGATCCGGCCAATAACGACAATAACTCGTACGCAGATGCCATGGGTCCCGCCAGCGATCCAGCCGCTGTGGCCGCAGTCGCCGCCTTGGAATTGTATCACAG GTATAATATGCAACAGCCGTACGGTAGCGAAGGATCAGATGGCGTGGCATCGCCCGACGACCGTGACGAAACGGCCGAATCCGAACTTTTGGCATCGACAAACG GTGTCATGACGGGCGATTATTCACTGCTGGACGGGACGGGAGTCAATGGCGGACTGAAATTAACGGCCACCGGAGCCATGGATCGCTCCCGCTACCGTCACGAACCCTATCCGAGGTACCACTCGACCAAAGTTGTCACCtga